One region of Cheilinus undulatus linkage group 4, ASM1832078v1, whole genome shotgun sequence genomic DNA includes:
- the cep170ab gene encoding centrosomal protein of 170 kDa, producing the protein MSLTSWFLVSGGGTRHRLPREMIFVGRDDCELMLQSRSVDKQHAVINYEPNTDEHKVKDLGSLNGTFVNDVRIQEQIYVTLKIDDKLRFGYDTNLFTVVRGELHIPEEALKHEKFSSQLQLSHKKPLEAQPSKSEVKPSEAATAVCEGTAPKPPEAGRVEDKATGDLAVLHRGTPLYGQPAWWGDGDTEEQQHGRPEEKSTERKREKAETDIKKSTEVSKSAPQAASNQEPSYFEIPTKDTPSAGKASGENPGREQEVAASSSAEPALGHASFTIEFDPGASGKVTVKDRVAKVGPETRPRPKRPVGEELSPLQTAMVAAEVKVADWLAQNELPLALKDTVAEEDGESVKSDVPVHLRSLKGSKHEDGTQSDSENALGEQRRAAALEERSWGLWGGAGMKIREGRANVPEGLFAEEDSPARRRKSSTSKATGGFAERRRGSATHQQGGRDECYHHGDDYSDRGTYTIELENGDNEEEEARKMIDKVFGVEEQDAVCVSRVGGADQRERLNSQKSGAGERGKPGLMEAEVLPEELVVGGPRWVSQWATLAASHIRTDPEGSGGESQVMVAEDRAEITESSHSASFSSSGYAERKRRTLPPLPGEEMVLGRRTPGSGLRADMGEKQDTELQEKENQEKKLSRGKNKPAHGGSHGGSPSRSSPAKSQDSGGGKSSQSGVMAKLPPRPLTSGEKRMEEARRRKKEEEKARESTGKPLLRQESFTVEKPSSNVPIELIPRIDGLKQSKTQSKDTGIDSATLQKDSEAVAAFLETTVSDQGDPPSQSIEGSMSPESDVDTTSTVSQADGARKVVQKRRTLAAQQKERTVVCSSGKGPAGARENQDRRTKTKTSGPPQPSRPWTSLDLTDDDVNSNSLLSDSQPTSTQESQSSHTRGQPGSTTVGASTKSSRAKITQAAASVTSKSASVPKPRPTRASLLRRARLGDSSDTEPADLDRMSVASEASTTSSASRTGMVKRGMSRIEALAQPRRPRVGSPSAQSDSEATVTRHRGLGARSVAGDFAIRQGLRGSNVSSGSGPRARANSASKLPDKSKGTSSYAHVTPASGTRWRRVPVEYASTSEDEYGSNRHLSKTGQTRPFPSTRVAQLGGSAPVSPNPAGLSALKQHSREQDEYMRDWTAHSEEIARISQDLAKDLAMLAREIHDVAGEIDSVSPAATDPGALLEERVFGDSLDLGGPTENNSMGTNGRSVELRPRGSSGQSSRSIRRQTWNRDDGVLDSLLLASVTQLSTRIRQSVDKTTCKIRILFKDKERKWEEIESTLQAEHDSLLLKSTNKEISTILQDLKRVERQLIVIDMMVDPDGTLDALSTMGLTSPLAEQKIGPAPQQGASSSHPEAGAASRSEALTSEPCGPSGHVGAAQDPGPKQNSGS; encoded by the exons ACATTTGTCAACGATGTCAGAATTCAGGAGCAAATCTATGTCACACTGAAAATTGATGACAAGCTAAGGTTTGGATATG ATACCAACCTCTTCACTGTGGTTCGAGGAGAGCTGCATATTCCAGAGGAGGCTCTAAAG CATGAGAAGTtcagcagccagctccagcTGAGCCACAAGAAACCTCTGGAGGCGCAACCGTCTAAATCTGAGGTGAAACCCTCCGAGGCAGCAACAGCAGTGTGTGAGGGAACTGCCCCCAAGCCCCCAGAAGCTGGCAGGGTGGAGGATAAGGCTACAG GGGATTTAGCGGTGCTGCACAGAGGTACACCTCTCTATGGTCAGCCCGCCTGGTGGGGAGATGGAGACACCGAAGAGCAGCAGCATGGGAGACCTGAGGAGAAAAGTACAGAAAGGAAGCGAGAAAAAGCTGAAACAG ACATCAAGAAAAGCACAGAAGTTTCAAAGTCTGCCCCACAAGCAGCCTCCAACCAGGAGCCCAGCTACTTTGAGATCCCAACCAAGGACACGCCCTCAGCAGGTAAAGCGAGTGGCGAGAACCCCGGACGAGAACAGGAGGTTGCTGCATCTTCTTCTGCAGAGCCCGCCCTTGGCCACGCCTCTTTCACCATTGAGTTTGACCCAGGTGCATCAGGAAAAGTGACGGTCAAAGATCGAGTGGCAAAGGTGGGACCAGAGACAAGGCCACGTCCTAAAAGGCCTGTTGGTGAGGAGTTGAGTCCACTTCAAACAGCCATGGTTGCTGCAGAAGTTAAAGTTGCAGATTGGCTGGCTCAGAATGAGCTGCCATTGGCTCTGAAAGACACGGTTGCAGAAGAAGATGGGGAGAGTGTGAAGAGTGACGTACCTGTACATCTGAGGAGTCttaaag GCAGTAAACATGAAGACGGTACTCAGAGTGACTCAGAGAATGCACTTGGAGAGCAACGAAGGGCTGCAGCCCTGGAGGAGCGCTCATGGGGTCTTTGGGGAGGTGCAGGGATGAAGATCAGAGAGGGTCGAGCTAACGTACCAGAGGGGCTTTTTGCAGAAGAAGACAGTCCTGCACGCCGTCGCAAGTCTTCTACTTCCAAAGCAACAGGTGGATTTGCAGAGAGGCGACGTGGCTCTGCAACACATCAGCAGGGTGGCCGGGATGAGTGCTATCACCATGGTGATGATTATAGTGACAGAGGGACTTATACCATTGAGCTGGAGAATGGAGAtaatgaggaggaagaggccAGGAAAATGATCGACAAG GTGTTTGGTGTAGAGGAGCAGGatgctgtgtgtgtgtccaGAGTGGGGGGTGCAGACCAAAGAGAGAGACTGAACTCTCAGAAGTCTGGTgcgggagagagaggaaagccTGGACTCATGGAGGCAGAG GTACTGCCTGAAGAACTGGTGGTGGGTGGTCCTCGCTGGGTCTCACAGTGGGCCACTCTGGCTGCCAGTCACATCAGAACAGACCCTGAAGGATCAGGAGGGGAGAGTCAAGTCATGGTTGCAGAGGACAGGG ctgaaataactgAGTCCAGTCACTCAGCCTCCTTTTCCTCATCAGGCTATGCAGAGCGTAAGAGGAGAACGCTGCCACCACTGCCTGGTGAGGAGATGGTGTTAGGGAGGAGGACACCAGGCTCTGGTCTGCGAGCAGATATGGGGGAGAAACAGGACACAGAGCTACAAGAGAAGGAGAACCAGGAGAAGAAGTTGAGCAGAGGGAAGAACAAGCCTGCTCACGGAGGCAGTCATGGTGGAAGTCCCAGTCGTTCCTCACCAGCCAAGTCACAGGACAGTGGAGGTGGAAAATCAAGCCAGTCAGGTGTGATGGCCAAACTCCCCCCTCGTCCCCTGACCAGTGGAGAGAAGAGAATGGAGGAGGCAcggaggaggaagaaggaggaggagaaggccAGGGAAAGTACTGGGAAGCCATTGCTGAGGCAGGAGAGTTTTACTGTGGAGAAACCGAGCTCCAATGTGCCGATTGAACTCATTCCTCGCATCGATGGGCTAAAACAGAGCAAAACTCAGAGTAAAGACACGGGCATTGACAGCGCTACACTGCAGAAAGACTCAGAGGCCGTGGCAGCCTTTTTAGAAACAACTGTGTCGGATCAAGGTGATCCACCCAGTCAGTCCATCGAAGGCTCCATGTCACCTGAGTCAGACGTAGACACAACAAGCACAGTCAGCCAGGCTGATGGAGCAAGAAAAGTAGTACAGAAACGGAGAACTCTTGCAGCACAGCAGAAGGAGAGAACAGTTGTGTGCTCATCTGGAAAAGGCCCTGCTGGGGCACGAGAGAACCAGGACAGGAGGACAAAGACTAAAACATCAGGTCCTCCACAGCCCAGCCGACCCTGGACTTCCCTTGACCTCACTGATGATGACGTCAACTCCAACTCACTCCTCTCTGACTCTCAGCCCACCTCTACACAGGAGTCTCAAAGTTCCCATACCAGAGGCCAGCCTGGGAGCACTACAGTGGGTGCTAGTACCAAATCTAGCCGGGCTAAAATCACCCAAGCTGCTGCCTCTGTAACAAGTAAATCCGCCAGTGTCCCCAAACCCAGGCCAACCAGGGCTTCTCTATTGAGGCGAGCTCGGCTTGGGGACTCCTCTGATACTGAACCTGCTGATCTTGACCGGATGTCAGTAGCCTCTGAGGCCTCCACCACCAGCTCTGCATCCAGGACAGGGATGGTTAAAAGAGGAATGTCCAGGATAGAGGCTCTGGCACAGCCAAGGAGACCAAGGGTTGGCTCCCCATCAGCTCAAAGTGACTCAGAAGCCACTGTGACACGACATAGAGGTCTGGGGGCTCGGAGCGTTGCAGGTGACTTCGCCATCAGACAGGGACTGAGAGGGTCCAATGTCAGCTCAGGTTCTGGACCCAGAGCCAGAGCCAACAGTGCCTCCAAGCTGCCTGACAAGAGTAAAGGCACCTCATCTTATGCACATGTCACACCTGCAT CTGGAACTCGGTGGCGTCGCGTGCCTGTCGAATATGCCTCCACCTCAGAGGACGAGTATGGCTCAAACCGTCACTTATCCAAGACGGGACAAACACGGCCGTTTCCTTCCACTCGGGTTGCTCAGTTAGGGGGATCAGCCCCAGTGTCTCCTAATCCTGCAGGCCTGTCAGCCCTGAAGCAGCACTCGAGAGAACAAGATGAGTACATGAGAGACTGGACAGCGCACAGTGAGGAAATAGCAAG gATAAGTCAAGACCTAGCCAAAGACCTAGCCATGCTTGCCAGAGAGATTCATGATGTGGCAGGAGAGATCGATTCAGTCAGCCCTGCAGCCACTGATCCTGGAGCTCtg CTGGAGGAGCGTGTATTTGGTGACAGCTTGGACCTTGGCGGTCCCACAGAGAACAACAGCATGGGAACCAACGGGAGGTCTGTGGAGCTCCGACCTCGGGGCTCTAGTGGACAAAGCTCCCGCTCCATCCGCAGACAGACATGGAACAGAGATGAT GGGGTGCTGGACAGTTTACTGCTGGCATCTGTGACTCAGCTGTCTACAAGGATACGTCAGTCAGTCGACAAAACAACCTGCAAAATAAG GATCCTCTTCAaggataaagaaagaaaatgggAAGAGATTGAGAGCACACTACAGGCGGAGCATGACTCCTTACTCCTCAAGAGCACCAATAAG GAGATTTCAACCATCCTTCAGGACCTGAAGAGAGTGGAGAGACAGCTAATAG TAATCGACATGATGGTGGACCCAGACGGCACCTTGGATGCCCTGTCCACTATGGGCCTGACCAGCCCTCTGGCAGAGCAGAAGATCGGCCCTGCTCCTCAGCAGGGGGCGTCATCGTCACACCCTGAAGCTGGAGCCGCATCCCGGTCTGAAGCACTGACCAGTGAACCCTGTGGACCTTCAGGCCATGTAGGGGCAGCGCAAGACCCAGGACCCAAACAAAACTCTGGTTCCTAA